One window of the Hippoglossus hippoglossus isolate fHipHip1 chromosome 9, fHipHip1.pri, whole genome shotgun sequence genome contains the following:
- the LOC117767368 gene encoding granzyme A-like isoform X1, with translation MSCLGAFTGLLSCMVLLIVHSSDGSEIIDGTEVKPHSLPYMALLQRTRPVCGGILIHESWVLTAAHCKKCCRIKTVLLGVHSIKAKKDKSRQVIKVKKRFPHPQYVSTTEGNDLMLLKLDKSVKETKTVKCLKLDDAIKDPAAGTSCMVSGWGRTNNGKMSDVLMSVNVTVVDRVKCNSPEYYNRHPVITSGMICAGSDGTNAADTCGGDSGGPLMCSGGLVGVTSFGIGCGRIDKPGVYSYLTEEKLSWIKKTMKKSNI, from the exons ATGTCCTGCCTGGGGGCTTTCACCGGTCTCCTCTCCTGCATGGTCCTCCTCATTGTCCACTCAA GTGATGGCTCTGAGATTATCGATGGGACAGAAGTGAAGCCCCACTCGCTGCCGTACATGGCTCTGCTTCAGAGAACCAGACCAGTCTGTGGAGGGATACTGATCCATGAATCATGGGTCCTGACTGCTGCCCACTGTAAAAAGTG TTGCAGAATTAAGACCGTGTTGCTGGGGGTGCACTCCATCAAGGCCAAAAAAGACAAGTCCAGGCAGGTCATAAAGGTTAAGAAGCGTTTTCCACATCCCCAGTATGTTTCAACTACAGAGGGCAATGACCTCATGTTGCTCAAG CTTGACAAATCTGTGAAGGAAACCAAGACGGTGAAGTGTCTTAAGTTGGATGATGCCATCAAAGATCCGGCAGCAGGGACCAGCTGCATGGTGTCAGGATGGGGCCGAACAAACAACGGGAAAATGTCCGACGTCTTGATGTCCGTCAATGTGACTGTGGTCGACAGAGTGAAGTGCAACTCTCCTGAATATTACAACAGACATCCCGTGATCACCAGCGGCATGATATGTGCCGGTTCAGACGGGACAAATGCAGCTGACACCTGTGGT GGGGATTCAGGAGGCCCACTGATGTGCAGCGGAGGGCTGGTTGGAGTCACTTCTTTCGGAATCGGGTGTGGCCGGATTGACAAGCCAGGAGTGTACTCGTATCTCACAGAGGAAAAACTCAGCTGGATCAAAAAGACAATGAAGAAGTCTAACATTTAA
- the LOC117767368 gene encoding granzyme A-like isoform X2, with protein sequence MSCLGAFTGLLSCMVLLIVHSSDGSEIIDGTEVKPHSLPYMALLQRTRPVCGGILIHESWVLTAAHCKKIKTVLLGVHSIKAKKDKSRQVIKVKKRFPHPQYVSTTEGNDLMLLKLDKSVKETKTVKCLKLDDAIKDPAAGTSCMVSGWGRTNNGKMSDVLMSVNVTVVDRVKCNSPEYYNRHPVITSGMICAGSDGTNAADTCGGDSGGPLMCSGGLVGVTSFGIGCGRIDKPGVYSYLTEEKLSWIKKTMKKSNI encoded by the exons ATGTCCTGCCTGGGGGCTTTCACCGGTCTCCTCTCCTGCATGGTCCTCCTCATTGTCCACTCAA GTGATGGCTCTGAGATTATCGATGGGACAGAAGTGAAGCCCCACTCGCTGCCGTACATGGCTCTGCTTCAGAGAACCAGACCAGTCTGTGGAGGGATACTGATCCATGAATCATGGGTCCTGACTGCTGCCCACTGTAAAAA AATTAAGACCGTGTTGCTGGGGGTGCACTCCATCAAGGCCAAAAAAGACAAGTCCAGGCAGGTCATAAAGGTTAAGAAGCGTTTTCCACATCCCCAGTATGTTTCAACTACAGAGGGCAATGACCTCATGTTGCTCAAG CTTGACAAATCTGTGAAGGAAACCAAGACGGTGAAGTGTCTTAAGTTGGATGATGCCATCAAAGATCCGGCAGCAGGGACCAGCTGCATGGTGTCAGGATGGGGCCGAACAAACAACGGGAAAATGTCCGACGTCTTGATGTCCGTCAATGTGACTGTGGTCGACAGAGTGAAGTGCAACTCTCCTGAATATTACAACAGACATCCCGTGATCACCAGCGGCATGATATGTGCCGGTTCAGACGGGACAAATGCAGCTGACACCTGTGGT GGGGATTCAGGAGGCCCACTGATGTGCAGCGGAGGGCTGGTTGGAGTCACTTCTTTCGGAATCGGGTGTGGCCGGATTGACAAGCCAGGAGTGTACTCGTATCTCACAGAGGAAAAACTCAGCTGGATCAAAAAGACAATGAAGAAGTCTAACATTTAA
- the LOC117767367 gene encoding granzyme K-like isoform X1: MSCLGAFTGLLSCMVLLIVHSSDGSEIISGTEVTPHSLPYMALLQTTTQYCGGILIDESWVLTAAHCKECVTIIKTVLLGVHSIKANEENSRQVIKVLEHFPHPGYDSDTRVNDLMLLKLDKPVKETKTVKYLKLDDAIKDPAAGTSCMVAGWGQTNKDVEKMSDVLMSVTVTVVDREKCNSAEYYNGTPVITSGMICAGSDGTNEADTCGGDSGGPLMCSGGLVGVTSFGDDCGRIDKPGVYSYFTEKKLSWIKETMKKSNI, encoded by the exons ATGTCCTGCCTGGGGGCTTTCACCGGTCTCCTCTCCTGCATGGTCCTCCTCATTGTCCACTCAA GTGATGGCTCTGAGATTATCAGTGGGACAGAAGTGACGCCCCACTCGCTGCCGTACATGGCTCTGCTTCAGACAACCACACAATACTGTGGAGGGATACTGATCGATGAATCATGGGTCCTGACTGCTGCCCACTGTAAAGAGTGCGTTACCATAA TTAAGACCGTGTTGCTGGGGGTGCACTCCATCAAGGCAAATGAAGAGAATTCCAGGCAGGTCATAAAGGTTCTGGAGCATTTTCCACATCCCGGCTATGATTCAGATACAAGGGTCAATGACCTCATGTTGCTCAAG CTTGACAAACCTGTGAAGGAAACAAAGACGGTGAAGTATCTTAAATTGGATGATGCCATCAAAGATCCGGCAGCTGGGACCAGCTGCATGGTGGCAGGATGGGGCCAAACAAACAAGGATGTTGAGAAAATGTCCGACGTCTTGATGTCCGTCACTGTGACTGTGGTCGACAGAGAGAAGTGCAATTCTGCTGAATATTACAACGGCACACCCGTCATCACCAGCGGCATGATATGTGCCGGTTCAGACGGGACAAATGAAGCTGACACCTGTGGG GGGGATTCAGGAGGCCCACTGATGTGCAGCGGAGGGCTGGTTGGAGTCACTTCTTTCGGAGATGATTGTGGCCGGATTGACAAGCCAGGAGTGTACTCgtatttcacagaaaaaaaactcagcTGGATCAAAGAGACAATGAAGAAGTCTAACATTTAA
- the LOC117767367 gene encoding granzyme K-like isoform X3: MSCLGAFTGLLSCMVLLIVHSSDGSEIISGTEVTPHSLPYMALLQTTTQYCGGILIDESWVLTAAHCKDVKTVLLGVHSIKANEENSRQVIKVLEHFPHPGYDSDTRVNDLMLLKLDKPVKETKTVKYLKLDDAIKDPAAGTSCMVAGWGQTNKDVEKMSDVLMSVTVTVVDREKCNSAEYYNGTPVITSGMICAGSDGTNEADTCGGDSGGPLMCSGGLVGVTSFGDDCGRIDKPGVYSYFTEKKLSWIKETMKKSNI, translated from the exons ATGTCCTGCCTGGGGGCTTTCACCGGTCTCCTCTCCTGCATGGTCCTCCTCATTGTCCACTCAA GTGATGGCTCTGAGATTATCAGTGGGACAGAAGTGACGCCCCACTCGCTGCCGTACATGGCTCTGCTTCAGACAACCACACAATACTGTGGAGGGATACTGATCGATGAATCATGGGTCCTGACTGCTGCCCACTGTAAAGA TGTTAAGACCGTGTTGCTGGGGGTGCACTCCATCAAGGCAAATGAAGAGAATTCCAGGCAGGTCATAAAGGTTCTGGAGCATTTTCCACATCCCGGCTATGATTCAGATACAAGGGTCAATGACCTCATGTTGCTCAAG CTTGACAAACCTGTGAAGGAAACAAAGACGGTGAAGTATCTTAAATTGGATGATGCCATCAAAGATCCGGCAGCTGGGACCAGCTGCATGGTGGCAGGATGGGGCCAAACAAACAAGGATGTTGAGAAAATGTCCGACGTCTTGATGTCCGTCACTGTGACTGTGGTCGACAGAGAGAAGTGCAATTCTGCTGAATATTACAACGGCACACCCGTCATCACCAGCGGCATGATATGTGCCGGTTCAGACGGGACAAATGAAGCTGACACCTGTGGG GGGGATTCAGGAGGCCCACTGATGTGCAGCGGAGGGCTGGTTGGAGTCACTTCTTTCGGAGATGATTGTGGCCGGATTGACAAGCCAGGAGTGTACTCgtatttcacagaaaaaaaactcagcTGGATCAAAGAGACAATGAAGAAGTCTAACATTTAA